A window from Thermomonas aquatica encodes these proteins:
- the rfbC gene encoding dTDP-4-dehydrorhamnose 3,5-epimerase yields the protein MKLIETGLPGCVMIEPAVYGDERGHFYEGWNAARFAEHGLPTQFVQHNVSRSQRGVLRGLHYQWPGNVQGKLVSVLEGEVYDVAVDIRRGSPTYGRHAAAILSADNKRHFWIPEGFAHGFLVLSETAVFTYLCTAPYDRASDNSLRWDDPQLAIDWPLAEVSLSGKDAIAPLLAEMPAERLPLYIA from the coding sequence ATGAAACTGATCGAAACCGGCTTGCCGGGCTGCGTGATGATCGAGCCGGCGGTGTACGGCGACGAGCGCGGCCATTTCTACGAAGGCTGGAACGCCGCGCGCTTCGCCGAACACGGGCTGCCCACGCAATTCGTGCAGCACAACGTCTCGCGCTCCCAGCGCGGCGTGTTGCGCGGCCTGCATTACCAGTGGCCCGGCAACGTGCAGGGCAAGCTGGTGAGCGTGCTGGAAGGCGAGGTCTACGATGTCGCCGTCGACATCCGCCGCGGTTCGCCGACCTACGGCCGGCATGCGGCAGCGATCCTGAGCGCGGACAACAAGCGTCATTTCTGGATTCCGGAAGGCTTCGCGCACGGATTCCTGGTGCTGAGCGAGACCGCGGTGTTCACCTACCTGTGCACCGCGCCCTACGACCGCGCCAGCGACAATTCGCTGCGCTGGGACGATCCGCAACTGGCGATCGACTGGCCGCTGGCCGAGGTCTCGCTGTCGGGCAAGGACGCCATCGCGCCGTTGCTGGCCGAGATGCCGGCCGAACGCCTGCCGCTCTACATCGCATGA